The Hordeum vulgare subsp. vulgare chromosome 4H, MorexV3_pseudomolecules_assembly, whole genome shotgun sequence genomic interval ttagaagagaagaaggatttGCTTGAAAAGTATAAGGATTTGTACAACAAGCCATCAAATAGTGATAGAAAGAAAGATCGACGGTTCAAGAAGTCTGGGAAGAAAGCTGGTTAGTCCTGTGGCGCCTGTAACCATTTATTTGCCCAATGACAGTCAAGCATTCTTTACAAGTTGAAATGGCATGTTTCTGTTAAATAATAATAAATCCATTTCCGTGCATATGTAACTAACTTTCTGATTGGTTTATGCAACCCATTTAGGCAGAATAAGATATTAGAAGCTCAAAATGTGCTAATTCTCAAGAAATACCTGATTTACTGCTACCTTTTATTTGCATGGTTATCTAGTCAATTTTTTACTCCTTGTGTTCATACTTCATAAATAAACGCCATTTAGACATGAGCATGGCCTCCAGTATGCAAGTTTGACCATTATATTTTATATGAATATGTTGGTTaaattttacacaatctaaaatagaTATTTTATATTACTTTTACCTATCAAAGTTAGAATTTTGCTTGCTTTTTAAAATGCCATATATTTCTGAATGGAGCTAATCCATTGCCCCTGGTATTCATCTTTCAGTGTAGTAATTTGTTAGCGAGAAAATACCTGTCATTGTTATGTGGACATGGATGCTTGGTGTATTTTGTAGAAGTACGATTTCCCAGTGTTCAACTCTGCACCACCTTCTTCAGAACAATTCTGAGATTCTTTTCATACAATGCTTGTGAAATTCCATTGTTTTCAGAGTTTTCTTGAGACATCAAATTTCTGTCAGCTACTGGAAATCACATCACTTTCTATGATGCGGAAACTATTTTTTAACAATATTCTTTTCTCAGCTGATGATAGCAGCAAACAATGTGAGATGGAAACGTCTAAAAACTTACCAGTTGACTCTTGCCCTTCAGATAAGGAACTGGTTGCCCGCAGTTAGTCAAGATAAGAAGTAAAGCAATGCAGTTGCTGGCATATTAGTTTGCAATTATGTTTCTCTAGCCACCGACACTGACATTTAATCTTTTTGTTATCCCTTTCAGATACAACACCGATGGTGAGATCAGTATCAGACATGGGTCAACCAAACCAATGGTCCATTACTAATAGGAAACAACATGGACACAACCCTTCTTTCATAAATGTTTTGATGTGCGGCGACTTTCAAGTTTCCTAggacaaatatttttgaagtgtTAAGAGGTACTGTTGTCCAAAAATTGTACTGTCTGAATATTGGAACATGTGGGCGCATAACAGTAATCAACCAAGGGATTGTACATGAGGGGACCAGTACTTTATCTCATGTACTCAGTGTGAGAATGTTGTATTGACATTTCCGTTTTCATACTAGAAAGCCAATTTCCTGTTATACGCTGCAATCTAATATCTCTGCCTTTGTGGAATGGCAATACTTTCCTGCTCTCTTTTTTCATCCTTTCTCTTAAGCTGTGGTTGATGTTTGTTCTGCGTGAGTTCATAGAGGTTTGCTCACTCCAATAATGGTGCAAATCTTTGAAATGGCAAGCGTTAGCTTctattccctccgttcctaaatacaagtctttttagacattttaataaaggactacatacggagtaaaatgaataaatttatactttaaaatatgtctatatacattcgtaattAATACAACAGtgtaatatctaaaaagacttatatttacaaACGGAGGGATTAAAAGATACAGAGAAGCCAACGATGGCTGGCGGGCTCGAGAGTGAGGGCGCACTAACAAAACGCAGATGATGGTGGCTGTCAGCCTGTCACCGCATTGGGCTGACAGCCCAAGCCTTAGCCTTGCCGGCGCTGCAAGTTCGATGGTTGAACACTTGCAGAGCTGTGACCAAAACCACAGCTCGCACATCCACTTGATACACACAGGGCTAAATAAGCTTAATATGTTAGGTTTAACCTGTTAGGTGACAGCTGGTTTCTGTAAATATATAACATTTTGGTAATACAAACTCAGTATAGGAGAATGTAAACGGTCGCTCTTCCGAAAACTAGAGAGGACCCTGTCAGCATCAAGAAACAGCTGAGAAACATCAGCTCAGGTGTTGCGAGTCATGCCCTTGAGAATGATGGCCTTCCAGAGGGCACTTGCAATGTTTCTGCAGCTCCAGGTACTTCTCCATGTTGAAACCATGCTTCACGCAGAGCTTTCTCCTCCTTGACtcaaacatcctctccatgaagtCTTGGTACGTCGGGTCCCTTGAGGTGATGAGGAAGTAGGCGTAGCCAACCAGCAGCCCCGAGGTGGTCGTGAAGAAGGCGATCGGCTCCATTACGTCCCATGAGAACTCCCAGAACGTGAGGCGGAAGAAGAGCCCAACCTGGGTCATGAAGAACACCAAGCCAGTCCACAGGACTCGCCGGACTTGCTTGTGTGCCAGCTTGTCGATCCCTTCCTTCTTTTCCTGGAGCTGCTTAAACTCTTCTTTTCTTGTGTCGTTATCTGGTGCGAGTCCAAGTGGCACCGCCCTTCTGACCAGGTCCACAACCTAAAAACAGTGATTGACCATAAATATATCAGCTGGAAATTCAATTGCATGTCCGCCCTTTTTCGTGTAGCGTAAGAAAAATCACCAACTCTtgccaaatactccctccgtcccgtaattcttgtcgttgttttagttcaaatttgaactgaAACAATGACAagaattatgggacggagggagtaattcacAACCATGCATAATCGATCACCACAAAAGATTTCAAAGTTGTTACTTGCCCACATATGAAAGCAACAGAAACAACGTTATACTGAATTACTGATAAGGCAATCCTTGTTGAATAAATATAAACTTTTTGGATTTATTGCCCATATGTAAGGTGGATGCTTTTAACTGGTGCAGGCATCACCTAAATAGGAACACAATGTCCACTTTTCTGCTCACAGGATTCTACGGTCCTTGTTCTGACCAGGGTAGGTGAAGAGAAGGGAAATCCCTTATTTCTACCACATGATGTGAATTTTCCAATCTTGTTTTTtactctctccgtcccaaaataaatgtcttaactttgtactagctctaatacaaagttatactaagccTGAGACAAAGTTGTACTAACTTCTATACTATACTACCTACTGATAAAGGAAATAGGTATTCTTGGTCCATCATGCTATTTTACAGAAAACCCTTTGATGTTTCTGATAACAGTGGTCAATATGATCTAATCAATTTGGCCAGAAAATCAGTCTATGAGACTCCCTATGGCACAACGGTTCAAACAGGAATGCATATGACCCAATACATGCATTTCCCACTTACAACATAATTATAGGCCAAAAATAAAAACTGAGGTTAATGAAATTGCATTTGAAGCCACTGAGTTTCTACCAAATTTGATCAGCTTTGAGCTGCAACCTATATTTAATCTATGTAGTGATCTGGTAAATTAGTAATCACATAACATCCAATTCGCAAATATGATCTAGTAATATAATCTCTCCAGCAATTTCAAACAGGACAACTCTACTAGTAGAAGTTTGCGATTTCACGAGCAAATCTCTCCGTGCGCAAGAAGTCGAATCACTAAGTAAACGCTACCATTGGAATCGGGGTACAGATCGCCATGAAAGCACCTCGTTTAGTTAGGTTTAGGTGCGAAAGAGGGACGGCGCTAGTGACGAAAAACCTAGCAAGAAGAAAATGTTGACCTTCTCAGGGTGGAGGTACGCCTTGTCCCGGAAGAGAAGCACGACGCCGGCGTCGTCCATAGCCCGGGCCAGCACCTCCGCCTCGCCGCGCGTGCGGGCTGCGCCGGCCTCCACGCAGGCGTCGAGGAGCTCCCCGTAGCCGACCACCTCGCCCCGCCCGTCCTCCCGCAGCCGCCTCTTGAGCGCCTCCACGCCCACGAGCCGCACCAGACGCCGCGCCTCCGCCGCCGTCACCTCCGCATCCAGACTCCGGCGCGGCTGCGGCGGCGGGGAGAAGAGGCGGAGGTGCCGCAGAGTGCAGGCCGCCGTGGAGGGTGCCGGAGACAGGGACGGCCTCCGGAGGGGCACGAGGAAGCGAGAAGCGGCTGCGCGCAACATGTCGGTGGTGGTGGCCGGTGCCGGCGGTCCGCGTGCGAAGGCGAGGAAGCTTACAAGATGGCCTGTTTTCGGACGAGGAGGCGTTTCTGTCTATCGCCGTCAGGGCCGGAAATGCTGCATATACGTAATCTTCAGATTTTCCATGTGCAGTCAAACACTTTTTGTGctacctccgtccgaaaatacttattttaaaaataaatataatgaacggagggagtactatttttcTTCTAACATTTCTTATGCAATTGTTGTCTGCTGCCGACGGCTGCTAAAGGGTATGGAGCTTCAAAGAAACTTACCAAAAAAAGCGCACCAATAGAGACACATTATTGAGATATACCTTGCCTTCTGTGGATTCGAAACAATAAGAAATAAATGACACATGAGTAAGCTAATAGAAACAAGTGAGAGAATATATTGGAGGGAGGCCTTGAAGAGATTTGTGGTCAtgttaaaagaaaataataaggcgTACAAATAATTTTTAAAACAACTCGCTGCATTGACCAAAACGTCAATTTTTCAAATATATAGTACCGTTATGAAAAAAAGGACATGCAACAGTGGCTGTTAAATGCTATCATATATTTTGTTTTGTCATTTTTATTGTGTGGCAACATAAGTTGTCTCCTTCGCCATGGAAAAATATGCTTTCTTTTGTGGTCGATGGAACAACCTTCTTCACTCTCACCCTAAGGTGGTGTTTTTTTTCTAAGTATAACGATTTTATCTTTTACTAGATGTAGTTGAGATATAGTGGTGAAGATGTGGTCGATGAGACCGACTACGACTCCGTATCAAACAATGCCtttgtctctagctcagctccacTTTGCGATGAGCTCCACCTTGCACCGCATCGCTCCATCGATTAAATCATTAATAACAAAAGAAAGTAGAGAAACAACATGAAAAGTGAATTTTGATACATAAAAATATCACTTAATCAAGATTATCCAAAATGACCATTTGATCCTAAAGCAGCAAGATACTACTATATACCGTAGCACGAAATTTCTTTTCAAATACGTGATAATGTGATCACCTACCTACAAAATTTCCTTTGCATATACATTATGATTCCTATGGATTTGAAACATAGGAAATAAATGACACACAAAGTCTAGAGGAAACTAAAAACAAGTGAGATAATATATTGAAAGCATCGAAGCGATTTCTGGTCAGGTTAATTTTTCTTATCAAGGCATAGAAATAAGTTTAAAACCTTCTGCTACATTAATCCAACGACCAAATTTTCACATATAGTACTGATATGAAAAAGGGGACATGTAGCAATGACGGTTAAATGcagtcctattttctgttttgttatgTGGCGACACAAGTTGTCTTCTTTGTAATGTGAAATTTTGCTTCCTTCGACGAATAATATGCATTGATCAAACAACCTTTCTTTTCATTGGGTATATTCTCCTTCGCTCTCATCCTAAGGTGGCGTGTTTTCTTTAAATATAACAACTCTATGTATTACTACATGTATTTGGAAAATAATGGTGAGAGAGTGGTCGATGACACTGACTTTGGCTCTGTATTAAATGTTGCATCTGTCTCTAGATCCGTTCCACTTTACTATGGGATCCACCTTTCACTGCATCGCTTCAATGCTTTAATCGCTAATAACAAAAAGAAATTAGAGAAACAACATGAAAAGTCGATTCCTATACATAAAGAATCACTTAAACAAGATTAAGCAAATGACGATTTGACCCTAAAGTGGCAAGATACTAGTATAACATAAAACAAAATTCCAATTCAATTTCGTGATAATATGATCGCCAACCTCCGAATTTCGTGTGCATATACATCAACGAACTTTCGATAGATGAAACTATCTATTTAACACCTAGCAGTGCAATACACATTTGTTTTTCCAACTATAATAGTAAAATGTTAATATATGTAACCAACTGCTAGCCCTCGCTGAAGGTGTCCTGGACTAAGGGGTACAAACCTATATGTCCCGTAGTCCATGGGCCGGGCTTATAGCCCGCTGATAACTAGAAGGAAGGACTACCAAAACCGCGAGCTTCGGCGTGATCAAGATGGAAGCCTCCAAAGACTTGACATGCATTTCAAGGATTGTTCTATCGCTGACATGTTTACAAGCGACCATATGTGTAACCTAGGTACCACCGGTGCATATATAAGCCGATGGTTTTAGTCTTTAAAGAAATGATTACCAGCCTTACACAATCATatgatctcaaggtagatcatcTTGTATTGTGTACTTcatcacatcaatataatcaaaacatgacgtagggttttacctctttgagggggcccgaacctgggtaaacatcatctCCCTTTGTCCCCTCATACCATTGTTCCTAGACCTACAACTCTGGACCCTCTACCCGAGATCCGTCGGCTTTAGCGCCGACATTGGTGGCCCATATAGGCCCCGTTGTGTGGTCACTCTGAGATAATGGATACATCGGTCAACGACCAAACCCAAAACAATGTATTCTTTGCACGAGACTCTCAAGTCATTAGATCACCCGAAAACAAAAGACACATCTAATCACCCTCCTCTCTTAAGAGTTGGAGGTTGATGATCTCGAATCTATAGCCGAGCCTTGTGCTCTATCTCCTGACTCGACTGAGGACCTCCACATGCTGATGAACGAGAAATCTACACACCAAACAATAGAGAATGGCAAGCCTGAGCAACTAGAAGGAGCTTGGAGCTCGGGCTCGAGGGTCAGCCCAATTGGTTTGGCCTCTGCGCCACAGCCTTGGGAGGAATAATTCGGAGAGGCAATCCCGCAACAAAATGGTGTTAAATTTTTGATCCCCCCCCCATCGAGTACTGCCCGAGAAACTCGGGACCATCCGATGTCTAGGATCTAATCTACATCAAGCAACAACCTCACAAGACAGTTTGACAATTCTAGATCTGTTTTTTGTTTGTTAAAAGCAAGATGCCAGTCTGTTGCGACTTAGAAATCTTAGCGGCTTTTCGCCAGGACTTCCATAATGAGGGCATCTTGAACTCCCTTGCTCGCAAATGTGTTCAAACCTTTGCCGAGTTATCAGACTTGATATCAAGATTGTGCGTCATGGAAGACACTTGGTTGGCTCAAAAGGAGCATAGGGATGCAATCTACGTTAAACAAGCAAACTGCAATAGGCATATGCGCCTAAACAAGAGCCCTCGATGCTCTAGGGCAGAATAGCCATCACAGGGAAAGAAAGAAGCCTATGACAGGGCCAAAAAGCACCCTTGATAAAATCGTGGACCAACCATGCCTCATCCACTCTGCTTTGCCGAACACAAACCCAACTCATAGTCTTCAGGCTTGCTGGGTGGTTAAACAGGTGGCAAAGGGAGGAGAAGACCTCCTCAATAGTACGAGCGCGCACAATAAACGAGCAGCAATGTCCTCTGACGAGTATGAGATCTTAATGATCTATGAAACTCATCCATCAAGAAATCTAAGAAAGCGAGCCCTTCGCGAGATAAGCCACATTCATCATATAGCGACATTGGAAAAATGGTTGGACACACCCCATCACTTTTGGGCAACATGATCAGCCAAACACCGGCCCGAGCCGAGGAATGACATCCCTAGTCCTTGATCCTATAGTGGACGGATGTTAGCTATGTAAAGTTTTAATGGTGGTGGCAACAGTTTAAACCTCAAATATGAAGAGACTCTGCAAAAGATGCAATGCGATAGATCACACATCGAACCCAGTTACACCACATTCAAGGGAATTATCCCACGAAAAGAAGCTCAACGCAGTAGTAAAATCACCCTTGACGCAGTATTCGAAACTCCCGATAACTACCGCTCCGAGGAGTTGATTTTCCACATTGTAACCTTCCGAAGTGGATACCACACCCTCCTGGGTTGTGAGGCATTCACAACATTTCACGCCATCCAACACTATGCGTACATGAAACTCAATATGTCGTGACCCAATGGCGTGATTACCATAAAGAGTAACCCATACAAAGCGCTTAGAGCCGAGAATAAAACGACATCGCTTGCCCTGGAATCCTTAGCCAAGGCCTCCGCAGCCAAGGAGCTAATAGCTCTGTGTGCCACTATTGATAGAGACGATGTCACCCACGATAAGAGATCTAAACCTACATCATTTTAACTAGCTCATGAAATAGTCAAATTTCAAGTGCACCCAACAGATGCCAACAAAACAACGTCCATAGGGACACAACTGGATCCAGTTGTGTATGAGGCATTACACACCTTCCTCACCGAAAACTAGGATACCTTCGCCCGTCACCCTTCAGATATGCTCTGTATCCAAAGGCTCCTAGCCAAGCATATATAGCCTGGATATCATATAGGGCTTCAAACCTGTTAATAAGGCGCTCTGTCGGTTCTCTGAGCCAAAGAGGCAGGCTACGGGTGAAGAACTGGCCAAGTTACTAGAGGTTGGATTCATCTGAGATATTAAACATCCCGAGTGGTTTGCAGACCTGGTCATGGTACCTAAGAAGGATAAATCATGGTGCCTTTGTGTCGATTTCAAGGACATTaaccaagcatacccaaagggccCCTTCTCTCCACCACACGTTGAACAGGTCGTGGTTGCCATGATATGACATGATTCACTATGTTTCTTGGACACCTACTCGGGGTATCATCAAATAAAGATGGAGTCTAATCAAGCATCTACAACCTTCATAATTCCATATGGGCTATTCTGTTTTAACacaatgcccttttgtttaaaaaATACAGGTTCCACGTACTAGCGCATGATCCAGATGTGCCTAGAACGATAAATTGGCAAAAccatggaggcatacatggatgatgtaGTTTTTAAAACTTAAAACATCAAAAAATGGGTGGACGACCTATGGGAAACTTTCATCAACCTTCGAGCATATAATATAAAACTCCTCCCCGAGAAGTGTCTTCGAAGTGCTAATGGGAATGTTTCTTGACTTGATCGTTTCCCATCGAGGAATAGATGCCAACTCTAACACAATTCAAGCCCTTACTCGATTGGAAATCCCTACGGAACTCAGGCATGTCCAAAGGTTAGCTGGTTGTGTAGCCGCTCTAAGCGGTTTCATTTCTGGGCTTGGAGAAAAGCATTGCCTCTCTACAAGCTACTAAAGGAAGCCAAAAATTGCCAATGGACTAGCGAGGCAGGCTCCGCACTGGAGGAAATTAGATCACTTCTCTCTACCAACTCTATATCGGCAGCACCTTGAGTAGAAGAGCCGATGTTGTTATAGATCTTGGCTACAAACCAAGTCGTTAGCATAGTACTTGTCATCGAGCGCGACGTTGAAGGACATAAGCTACATGCCCAAAGGTCAGTTTATTACATTTCTGAGGTACTTACCCCATGTAAAaccaggtatccccattatcagaag includes:
- the LOC123448106 gene encoding calcium uniporter protein 6, mitochondrial-like; amino-acid sequence: MLRAAASRFLVPLRRPSLSPAPSTAACTLRHLRLFSPPPQPRRSLDAEVTAAEARRLVRLVGVEALKRRLREDGRGEVVGYGELLDACVEAGAARTRGEAEVLARAMDDAGVVLLFRDKAYLHPEKVVDLVRRAVPLGLAPDNDTRKEEFKQLQEKKEGIDKLAHKQVRRVLWTGLVFFMTQVGLFFRLTFWEFSWDVMEPIAFFTTTSGLLVGYAYFLITSRDPTYQDFMERMFESRRRKLCVKHGFNMEKYLELQKHCKCPLEGHHSQGHDSQHLS